A window of the Haloarcula litorea genome harbors these coding sequences:
- the cysS gene encoding cysteine--tRNA ligase, with protein sequence MTLRVTNTLTGEREPFEPRDPDSVLLYYCGLTTSDPPHLGHARGWVHVDVMCRWLEWLGYDVRHVENFTDVNEKIVARVGEDGDSEADVARRYVRQVIEDMRSLNLDRAEVYPRVSEHVPEIIDLVERLVESGHAYEANGSVYFDVTSFEDYGTLSNQTVEDIESQGEAAESEKRHPADFALWKAGGVAPDDIAEHQHAGAAPAEEACETAQTWDSPWGEGRPGWHIECSAMSMTHLDESIDVHVGGQDLVFPHHENEIAQSEAATGEQFAKYWLHVRLLETDDEKMSSSLGNYFSVSDAVAEYGPDVLRTFLLSTAYTSRATFSDETIAEARERWDRLQRGYERAVAACDSVDAYAKVEDADLRAAVDEARADFEAAMNDDFNTRGATTALLDLTSAVNAHVDRADGYDFRALRRAVETFEEFGGDVLGLAFGERDDGDVELADDLIELVLDVREREREAGNYERADELRDDLEALGVEVQDTDDGPTFRR encoded by the coding sequence ATGACGCTCCGGGTGACGAACACGCTGACCGGCGAGAGGGAGCCGTTCGAGCCACGCGACCCCGACTCCGTCCTGCTGTACTACTGCGGGCTGACAACGTCGGACCCGCCCCATCTGGGCCACGCCCGCGGCTGGGTCCACGTCGACGTGATGTGCCGCTGGCTGGAGTGGCTGGGCTACGACGTGCGCCACGTCGAGAACTTCACCGACGTCAACGAGAAGATCGTCGCCCGCGTCGGCGAGGACGGCGACAGCGAGGCCGACGTCGCCCGCCGCTACGTCCGGCAGGTCATCGAGGACATGCGCTCGCTGAACCTCGACCGCGCGGAGGTGTACCCCCGGGTCTCCGAGCACGTCCCGGAGATCATCGACCTCGTGGAACGACTCGTCGAGAGCGGCCACGCCTACGAGGCCAACGGGTCGGTGTACTTCGACGTGACCTCCTTCGAGGACTACGGGACGCTCTCGAACCAGACCGTCGAGGACATCGAGTCCCAGGGCGAGGCCGCCGAGTCCGAGAAACGCCACCCGGCGGACTTCGCGCTCTGGAAGGCCGGCGGCGTCGCCCCCGACGACATCGCCGAACACCAGCACGCCGGCGCGGCACCGGCCGAGGAGGCCTGCGAGACGGCCCAGACCTGGGACTCGCCGTGGGGCGAGGGCCGTCCCGGCTGGCACATCGAGTGTTCCGCGATGTCGATGACCCACCTCGACGAGTCCATCGACGTCCACGTCGGCGGGCAGGACCTCGTCTTCCCGCACCACGAGAACGAGATCGCCCAGAGCGAGGCCGCCACCGGCGAGCAGTTCGCGAAGTACTGGCTCCACGTCCGCCTCCTCGAGACGGACGACGAGAAGATGTCCTCCTCGCTGGGCAACTACTTCAGCGTCAGCGACGCGGTCGCGGAGTACGGCCCCGACGTGCTCCGGACCTTCCTGCTGTCGACGGCCTACACCTCGCGGGCCACCTTCAGCGACGAGACCATCGCGGAGGCCCGGGAGCGCTGGGACCGCCTCCAGCGGGGCTACGAGCGGGCCGTCGCGGCCTGCGACAGCGTCGACGCGTACGCGAAGGTCGAGGACGCGGACCTGCGAGCGGCCGTCGACGAGGCCCGCGCCGACTTCGAGGCCGCGATGAACGACGACTTCAACACCCGGGGGGCGACGACGGCGCTGCTGGACCTCACGAGCGCGGTCAACGCCCACGTCGACCGGGCCGACGGCTACGACTTCCGGGCGTTGCGTCGGGCGGTCGAGACGTTCGAGGAGTTCGGCGGGGACGTGCTGGGCCTCGCCTTCGGCGAGCGGGACGACGGCGACGTGGAACTGGCCGACGACCTGATCGAACTCGTCCTCGACGTGCGCGAACGCGAGCGCGAGGCGGGGAACTACGAGCGGGCCGACGAACTGCGCGACGACCTCGAAGCGCTGGGCGTCGAGGTGCAGGACACCGACGACGGACCGACCTTCAGGCGGTAA
- a CDS encoding 50S ribosomal protein L1, with protein MADQEIENAVSRALEDAPERNFRETVDLAVNLRDLDLNDPSNRVDESVVLPAGTGQETTIVVFAEGETALRAEEAADDVLSQDELEELGGDDDAAKDLADDTDFFIAEQDMMQDIGRYLGTVLGPRGKMPEPLDPDDDVVEVINRMKNTVQLRSGERRTFHTRVGAEDMSAEDIADNIDVIIRRLHADLEKGPLNVDSVFVKTTMGPAVEVA; from the coding sequence ATGGCAGATCAGGAAATAGAGAACGCAGTCTCTCGCGCACTCGAGGACGCACCCGAGCGGAACTTCCGCGAGACGGTGGACCTCGCAGTGAACCTTCGCGACTTGGACCTCAACGACCCGTCGAACCGCGTCGACGAGTCCGTCGTCCTCCCTGCCGGCACCGGACAGGAGACCACCATCGTGGTCTTCGCCGAGGGCGAGACAGCCCTCCGTGCCGAGGAGGCAGCCGACGACGTGCTCAGCCAGGACGAACTCGAGGAGCTCGGTGGCGACGACGACGCCGCCAAGGACCTCGCCGATGACACCGACTTCTTCATCGCAGAGCAGGACATGATGCAGGACATCGGCCGGTACCTCGGGACCGTCCTCGGCCCGCGCGGGAAGATGCCGGAACCGCTCGACCCCGACGACGACGTCGTCGAGGTCATCAACCGTATGAAGAACACCGTACAGCTCCGCAGTGGGGAGCGTCGGACGTTCCACACGCGCGTCGGTGCGGAGGATATGTCCGCGGAGGACATCGCCGACAACATCGACGTCATCATCCGCCGTCTCCACGCTGACCTGGAGAAGGGGCCGCTCAACGTCGACTCCGTCTTCGTGAAGACGACGATGGGCCCCGCCGTGGAGGTGGCCTGA
- a CDS encoding heavy metal translocating P-type ATPase produces MTGERDADGCALCGLPVGERAVADESERAFCCVGCRNVHERLADVDGVTDDDVATTAADGTRAGVPDGCERVYFRVDGMHCATCESFVESLATRLDGVESAAASYVTESVRVDYDPDAVDAEEVRAALTTAGYTARRRTDATPGEDDEETKWRLAAGVLFGMWVMMPYAIFVYPLHLGLYGPSLAAFTRQQLAGPHHLAFVLFLFTSLVLFYTGAPLLRGALVSLRTGEPNMDLLVALAACSAFVYSIVAALLGRIDLYFDVTVAIVLVVTAGGYYESRIRRRAADRLADVHAARTDTARRLDAAGEPTEVAVEDLAEGDRVLVRAGERVPVDGTVGEGTGTVDEAVVTGEALPVPKSDGDGVVGGSVVTDGALVVAVGEGATSGVDRVAELMWDLQSGTEGVQRLADRLATVFVPGVLALAVAAGVGYLLLGAGVEAAVLVALTVLLVSCPCALGLATPLAVASAVREALSRGIVVFDRTVFERVRDVDTVVLDKTGTLTTGDLRVEETAAPSPLLRAAAAVEARASHPVGDAFVAAFGEGAAAGDPRADGGAVVDDTADGSDAGDSDGATVESFRRHQRGVEGVVDGERTLVGHPDCFGRRGWSVPAEWARRATDVRERGLLPVLVGREGTAEGIVALADEPREGWRSALTDLGERGVDVVVLTGDDERAAARFGDHAAVEQVFAGVPPEAKAETVERLRADGTVAMVGDGTNDGPALAAADLGVALGSGTALAVDAADVAIVDDDLASLGTVFDLSTAAARRIKGNVGWAFVYNATALPLAVAGLLNPLFAAAAMAASSLLVVVNSDRDLLDD; encoded by the coding sequence ATGACAGGTGAACGCGACGCCGACGGCTGTGCGCTCTGCGGGCTCCCGGTCGGGGAGCGAGCGGTCGCCGACGAGTCCGAGAGGGCCTTCTGCTGTGTCGGGTGCCGGAACGTCCACGAACGGCTGGCCGACGTCGACGGCGTGACCGACGACGACGTGGCGACGACCGCCGCGGACGGGACGAGAGCGGGCGTCCCCGACGGCTGCGAGCGGGTCTACTTCCGGGTAGACGGGATGCACTGTGCCACCTGCGAGTCCTTCGTCGAGTCGCTCGCGACCCGGCTGGACGGCGTCGAGTCGGCGGCGGCCAGCTACGTCACCGAGAGCGTCCGCGTGGACTACGACCCCGACGCAGTCGACGCCGAGGAGGTTCGGGCGGCGCTGACGACGGCGGGGTACACCGCACGTCGGCGGACCGACGCGACCCCCGGCGAGGACGACGAGGAGACGAAGTGGCGGCTCGCCGCCGGCGTCCTGTTCGGGATGTGGGTGATGATGCCCTACGCCATCTTCGTCTACCCGCTCCACCTGGGGCTGTACGGCCCGTCGCTGGCGGCGTTCACGCGTCAACAGCTCGCCGGACCACACCACCTCGCGTTCGTCCTCTTCCTGTTCACGTCGCTCGTGCTGTTCTACACGGGCGCGCCGCTGCTGCGGGGAGCACTCGTCAGCCTCCGGACCGGCGAGCCCAATATGGACCTGCTCGTCGCGCTCGCGGCCTGCAGCGCCTTCGTCTACAGCATCGTCGCGGCGCTGCTGGGCCGGATCGACCTCTACTTCGACGTGACCGTCGCCATCGTCCTCGTCGTCACCGCCGGCGGCTACTACGAGTCCCGCATCAGACGCCGCGCGGCCGACCGTCTGGCCGACGTCCACGCCGCCCGGACCGACACCGCACGGCGACTGGACGCGGCGGGCGAACCGACGGAGGTGGCAGTTGAGGACCTCGCGGAGGGAGATCGCGTCCTCGTCCGCGCCGGCGAGCGGGTCCCCGTCGACGGGACGGTCGGGGAAGGGACCGGGACCGTCGACGAGGCCGTCGTGACCGGCGAGGCGCTCCCGGTGCCGAAGTCCGACGGCGACGGCGTCGTCGGCGGATCGGTGGTGACCGACGGCGCGCTCGTCGTCGCCGTCGGCGAGGGCGCGACCAGCGGGGTCGACCGCGTCGCCGAACTGATGTGGGACCTCCAGAGCGGGACGGAGGGCGTCCAGCGGCTGGCGGACCGCCTCGCCACCGTCTTCGTCCCGGGCGTGCTCGCGCTGGCGGTCGCCGCCGGCGTCGGCTACCTGCTCCTCGGTGCCGGCGTCGAGGCGGCGGTGCTCGTCGCACTGACGGTCCTGCTGGTCTCCTGTCCCTGCGCGCTCGGCCTCGCGACGCCGCTCGCGGTGGCGTCGGCCGTCCGCGAGGCGCTGTCGCGGGGGATCGTCGTCTTCGACCGGACGGTGTTCGAGCGGGTCCGCGACGTCGACACCGTCGTCCTGGACAAGACCGGGACGCTGACGACCGGGGACCTGCGCGTCGAGGAGACAGCGGCCCCGTCACCGCTGCTACGGGCGGCGGCGGCCGTCGAGGCGCGCGCGTCCCACCCGGTCGGTGACGCGTTCGTCGCGGCGTTCGGTGAGGGCGCGGCCGCCGGCGACCCGCGAGCGGACGGCGGCGCGGTGGTCGACGACACGGCAGACGGCAGCGACGCGGGCGACTCCGACGGCGCGACCGTCGAGTCGTTCCGCCGGCACCAGCGCGGCGTCGAGGGCGTCGTGGACGGGGAGCGGACGCTGGTCGGCCACCCCGACTGCTTCGGCCGACGCGGCTGGTCGGTCCCGGCGGAGTGGGCGAGACGGGCGACAGATGTCCGCGAGCGGGGCCTGCTCCCGGTGCTCGTCGGCCGCGAGGGCACCGCCGAGGGGATCGTGGCGCTCGCCGACGAACCGCGCGAGGGGTGGCGATCGGCCCTGACCGACCTCGGGGAGCGCGGCGTCGACGTGGTCGTCCTCACCGGCGACGACGAGCGAGCGGCGGCCCGGTTCGGCGACCACGCCGCCGTCGAGCAGGTGTTCGCCGGGGTCCCGCCCGAGGCCAAGGCCGAGACGGTCGAGCGACTGCGCGCAGACGGGACCGTGGCGATGGTCGGCGACGGGACGAACGACGGCCCGGCGCTGGCCGCCGCTGACCTCGGGGTCGCGCTCGGCAGCGGGACGGCACTCGCCGTCGACGCCGCCGACGTCGCCATCGTCGACGACGACCTCGCCTCGCTCGGGACGGTGTTCGACCTCTCGACGGCAGCGGCGCGGCGGATCAAGGGCAACGTCGGCTGGGCGTTCGTCTACAACGCCACCGCGCTCCCGCTTGCCGTGGCGGGCCTGCTGAACCCCCTGTTCGCCGCCGCGGCGATGGCGGCCAGCAGCCTGCTGGTGGTCGTCAACTCCGACCGGGACCTGCTCGACGACTGA
- a CDS encoding DUF7523 family protein, which yields MSLAAATREAVRARPFLYDALRAGVVNYTAAARTLDVDGETDAVATALRRYAEELSDDPAHDSDARVSMESRLGEAGDGDDALLAVGDTAFASGAGSLTGIVATGDLSPAALGDVLGRLRANEVPVEAAGVTGGTLVVVVARRDGPDALREIEAAVGR from the coding sequence ATGTCACTGGCCGCCGCGACCCGCGAGGCCGTCCGGGCGCGCCCGTTCCTCTACGACGCGCTCCGGGCCGGCGTCGTCAACTACACCGCCGCCGCACGAACGCTGGACGTCGACGGCGAGACCGACGCCGTGGCCACGGCCCTGCGACGCTACGCCGAGGAGCTGTCCGACGATCCCGCCCACGACAGCGACGCCCGCGTCTCGATGGAGAGCCGCCTGGGGGAGGCCGGCGACGGCGACGACGCGCTCCTGGCCGTCGGCGACACGGCCTTCGCGAGCGGCGCGGGATCGCTGACCGGGATCGTCGCCACCGGCGACCTCTCACCGGCCGCGCTGGGGGACGTGCTGGGCCGCCTGCGAGCGAACGAGGTCCCGGTCGAGGCCGCCGGCGTCACCGGTGGGACGCTCGTGGTCGTCGTCGCCCGCCGTGACGGCCCCGACGCCCTCCGGGAGATCGAGGCCGCCGTCGGCCGCTGA
- a CDS encoding DUF6517 family protein, translating to MRRVVLSALVALLVVSSGCVGLVTGDTVTFESAPTSIDDGTLSETGYEQSNSTTQNITRTVSVAGQERTIRVVNHVDQYRRSIDLGPIGELPLARFVVVSTPGATVAGQTLNPAADWSNRRVVEQLAGRTGQIDDVGFEENRTVRSLGEDRTVGMFSGTTTVQGQEIDVTLHVASFEHEGDVLLVFAVHPEQVDERARVDAMFGGIQHEGN from the coding sequence ATGAGACGAGTGGTTCTCAGCGCGCTGGTCGCGCTGCTGGTGGTGTCGTCGGGCTGTGTCGGCCTCGTCACGGGCGATACGGTCACGTTCGAGTCGGCACCGACCAGCATCGACGACGGCACGCTGTCGGAGACGGGCTACGAGCAGTCGAACTCGACGACACAGAACATCACCCGGACGGTCTCGGTCGCGGGCCAGGAGCGGACGATCCGCGTGGTCAACCACGTCGACCAGTACCGCCGGAGCATCGACCTCGGTCCCATCGGCGAGCTCCCGCTGGCCCGGTTCGTCGTCGTCTCGACGCCGGGCGCGACGGTGGCCGGACAGACGCTGAACCCCGCGGCCGACTGGTCGAACCGCCGCGTCGTCGAGCAGCTCGCCGGTCGAACCGGACAGATAGACGACGTCGGCTTCGAGGAGAACCGGACGGTCCGGTCGCTCGGCGAGGATCGGACCGTCGGGATGTTCTCGGGGACGACGACGGTCCAGGGACAGGAGATCGACGTGACGCTGCACGTCGCGAGCTTCGAACACGAGGGGGACGTGCTCCTGGTGTTCGCCGTCCACCCGGAGCAGGTCGACGAGCGAGCCCGCGTCGACGCGATGTTCGGCGGGATCCAACACGAGGGGAACTGA
- the rpl12p gene encoding 50S ribosomal protein P1 codes for MEYVYAALILNESGEEINEDNLTDVLEAAGVDVEESRVKALVAALEDVDISEAVEEAAAAPVPASGGAAAPAEDEADADEGDDEEAEEEEAADEGGDDDDDEDDEASGEGLGELFG; via the coding sequence ATGGAATACGTTTACGCTGCACTCATCCTGAACGAATCGGGCGAAGAGATCAACGAAGACAACCTCACCGACGTGCTCGAAGCCGCCGGTGTCGACGTCGAGGAGTCCCGCGTCAAGGCGCTCGTCGCGGCCCTCGAGGACGTCGACATCAGCGAGGCCGTCGAGGAGGCCGCTGCCGCACCCGTCCCCGCCAGCGGCGGTGCCGCCGCGCCCGCGGAGGACGAGGCGGACGCCGACGAGGGTGACGACGAGGAGGCCGAAGAGGAGGAGGCCGCCGACGAGGGCGGCGACGACGACGACGACGAGGACGACGAGGCCAGCGGCGAGGGCCTCGGCGAACTCTTCGGCTGA
- a CDS encoding RAD55 family ATPase, whose protein sequence is MTRERELMYDLGDHLAGLEVRPGANVLITGPPLVGKRRLGLRTLATGCDDAVVVTTREGAPRVRDEYRALAEPREPLHVVDAVTEHVGRSADASATRYVASPAALTDIGVACSEQLRRCHDDGGRTRLLLDSLTPPLLYSTLRTVFRFAHRLCSRVENASALGLYTVTATAHGTEVLNTLAQLFDARIDLDADGTATVDLPGSEPRTVDR, encoded by the coding sequence GTGACACGGGAGAGAGAACTGATGTACGATCTCGGGGACCACCTCGCGGGGCTTGAGGTCCGCCCCGGCGCGAACGTCTTGATAACCGGACCGCCGCTCGTGGGAAAGCGGCGTCTGGGGTTGCGAACGCTCGCCACCGGGTGCGACGATGCCGTCGTCGTCACGACGCGGGAGGGCGCACCGCGGGTCAGAGACGAGTACCGGGCACTGGCCGAGCCACGCGAGCCACTCCACGTGGTCGACGCCGTCACCGAACACGTCGGCCGGTCGGCGGACGCCTCGGCGACCAGGTACGTCGCGTCGCCGGCGGCCCTGACCGACATCGGCGTCGCGTGCTCCGAACAGCTCCGCCGGTGTCACGACGACGGGGGCCGGACGCGGCTCCTCCTCGACTCGCTGACGCCGCCGTTGCTGTACTCGACGCTCCGGACCGTGTTCCGGTTCGCGCACCGCCTCTGTTCGCGCGTCGAGAACGCCTCCGCACTTGGACTGTACACCGTGACCGCCACCGCCCACGGGACGGAGGTGCTGAACACGCTGGCGCAACTGTTCGACGCTCGGATCGACCTCGACGCCGACGGGACGGCGACGG
- a CDS encoding 50S ribosomal protein L10 has product MSAERKTETIPQWKQEEVDAIAEIVDSYESVGVVDITGIPSRQLQDMRRDLHGTAELRVSRNTLLVRALEEVDDGLEDLTEYVSGQVGLIGTNSNPFSLYQELEASKTPAPIGAGEIAPNDIVIPEGDTGVDPGPFVGELQGVGADARIQEGSIQVLSDSTVLDAGEEVSQDLANVLNELGIEPKEVGLDLRAVFADGVLFEPDELELDVDQYASDIRAAAGQAFNLSVNAGYPTETTVATMLQSARGDAKSLALQAAIEDPEVVPDLVSKADAQVRALAAQIDDEEALPEELQGVETAETEESTDDQTEDTASEDDADDAEAEAEEAEDDDDDDEDAGDALGAMF; this is encoded by the coding sequence ATGAGCGCCGAACGCAAGACCGAGACCATCCCGCAGTGGAAGCAGGAGGAAGTCGACGCCATCGCCGAGATCGTCGACTCCTACGAGAGCGTCGGTGTCGTCGACATCACCGGCATCCCGTCCCGGCAGCTCCAGGACATGCGCCGTGATCTCCACGGCACCGCGGAGCTCCGGGTCTCCCGGAACACCCTGCTGGTGCGGGCGCTCGAAGAGGTCGACGACGGCCTCGAGGACCTGACGGAGTACGTCTCCGGCCAGGTCGGGCTCATCGGCACGAACAGCAACCCCTTCTCGCTGTACCAGGAACTGGAGGCCTCGAAGACGCCCGCACCGATCGGTGCCGGCGAGATCGCGCCCAACGACATCGTCATCCCCGAGGGTGACACCGGCGTCGATCCGGGTCCGTTCGTGGGCGAGCTTCAGGGCGTCGGCGCGGACGCACGCATCCAGGAGGGGTCGATCCAGGTCCTCTCCGACTCGACCGTGCTCGACGCCGGCGAGGAGGTCTCGCAGGACCTGGCCAACGTCCTCAACGAGCTGGGCATCGAGCCCAAGGAGGTCGGCCTGGACCTGCGCGCCGTCTTCGCCGACGGCGTCCTCTTCGAACCCGACGAGCTCGAACTCGACGTCGACCAGTACGCGAGCGACATCCGCGCGGCCGCTGGACAGGCGTTCAACCTCTCGGTCAACGCCGGCTACCCGACCGAGACGACGGTCGCGACGATGCTGCAGTCGGCCCGTGGCGACGCCAAGAGCCTCGCGCTCCAGGCCGCCATCGAGGACCCCGAGGTCGTCCCCGATCTCGTGAGCAAGGCCGACGCGCAGGTCCGCGCGCTCGCGGCACAGATCGACGACGAGGAGGCCCTGCCCGAGGAACTGCAGGGCGTCGAGACTGCCGAGACCGAGGAATCGACCGACGACCAGACCGAGGACACCGCATCCGAGGACGACGCCGACGACGCCGAAGCCGAGGCCGAAGAGGCCGAGGACGACGATGACGACGACGAGGACGCCGGCGACGCGCTCGGAGCGATGTTCTAA
- a CDS encoding nucleotidyltransferase domain-containing protein, whose amino-acid sequence MQEGARVCLDFPLPDERIFRYQAMQDILHHLVNNPFESFSQQELATITGADVSSISRAVDLLDKAGVVGIEDGVPSRISIDQNHVERADPLFAIPQQQFRKPVREFLDDLRDRADTAEKIADIVGVVLFGSVARGDADRSSDIDLLVVVEGDGTHGRRIGAKIARELEDQSFDGDRYQFEVLVETPESAMSRGERLKEIFDEGIVLLQNDRLREIRDSAYGTTEGGA is encoded by the coding sequence ATGCAAGAAGGTGCGCGGGTGTGTCTCGACTTCCCGCTCCCAGATGAGCGTATCTTCCGGTATCAGGCGATGCAGGATATCCTCCACCATCTCGTCAACAACCCGTTCGAAAGCTTCTCACAACAGGAACTGGCCACGATAACTGGCGCAGACGTGTCCTCGATTTCCCGAGCGGTTGATCTACTCGACAAGGCCGGTGTCGTTGGCATCGAAGACGGCGTCCCGTCCCGGATCAGTATCGACCAGAACCACGTTGAACGGGCCGACCCTCTGTTCGCGATTCCACAACAACAGTTCAGAAAGCCTGTCCGCGAATTCCTCGACGACCTCCGAGATCGGGCCGATACGGCAGAGAAAATAGCTGATATCGTTGGTGTCGTTCTCTTCGGCAGTGTCGCCCGCGGCGATGCCGACCGGAGCAGTGACATCGACCTCCTCGTCGTCGTCGAGGGCGACGGCACGCACGGTCGCCGCATCGGGGCGAAGATCGCACGGGAACTGGAGGACCAGTCATTCGACGGCGACCGCTATCAGTTCGAAGTTCTGGTCGAAACACCTGAGAGTGCGATGTCTCGTGGTGAACGTCTGAAAGAGATATTCGATGAGGGCATCGTCCTGCTGCAGAACGACCGCTTACGCGAGATACGAGACTCGGCATACGGGACCACTGAGGGAGGCGCGTGA
- a CDS encoding tripartite tricarboxylate transporter permease → MLPVRLTAEPSAVAGLLVAVAGGVCLGTLSGLVPGLHANTLALLLAAVAGDVPGPRLLVGAAMLAAGVTHTFLDVVPALALGVPDPAMAAGALPSHRLVVEGRGREALRLSAIGSGGAVLLAAPLAVPVTAAMQRVYPFVSAHLSLFLAGIAALLVATEGGVRPRVGAVLTLAASGGLGHLLLDARVSSALPVADVLVPLFSGLFGAPVLLAAIEGEGVPPQAGPEVTTPPRSLAALTAVGTLCGAVVGYLPGVSSAVAATLALGLTASGGPRAFVVTTSGVNTATAVFALFALVALGEARTGVLVALDRAAVPLAVPALLTATAVAAGVAALLVPTLGDRYLRTVGRLDPRWLSVTVLGGLVGLSALFAGAVGVGAFGVATLVGHLPPRFGARRANAMGVLLVPLAL, encoded by the coding sequence ATGCTCCCGGTCAGACTGACGGCGGAGCCGTCGGCGGTTGCGGGACTGCTCGTCGCCGTCGCCGGCGGTGTCTGTCTCGGGACGCTCAGCGGCCTCGTCCCGGGCTTGCACGCGAACACGCTCGCGCTCCTGCTCGCGGCCGTCGCCGGCGACGTTCCGGGGCCGCGGCTCCTCGTCGGGGCGGCGATGCTGGCGGCGGGCGTGACCCACACCTTCCTCGACGTGGTGCCGGCGCTCGCGCTGGGCGTCCCGGACCCGGCGATGGCCGCCGGCGCGCTCCCGAGCCACCGGCTCGTCGTCGAGGGACGGGGCCGCGAGGCGCTCCGCCTGTCGGCGATCGGTAGCGGCGGGGCGGTCCTGCTTGCCGCGCCGCTCGCGGTCCCCGTCACCGCGGCGATGCAGCGGGTGTACCCGTTCGTCTCGGCGCACCTGTCGCTGTTCCTCGCGGGCATCGCTGCGCTGCTGGTCGCGACCGAGGGCGGCGTCCGACCGCGCGTCGGCGCGGTCCTGACCCTCGCCGCGAGCGGCGGGCTGGGCCACCTGCTGCTGGACGCGCGGGTGTCGAGCGCGCTCCCTGTCGCGGACGTCCTCGTCCCGCTGTTCTCGGGACTGTTCGGCGCGCCGGTGTTGCTGGCGGCCATCGAGGGCGAGGGGGTCCCGCCGCAGGCCGGGCCGGAGGTGACGACCCCGCCGCGGTCGCTGGCGGCCCTGACCGCCGTCGGGACGCTGTGCGGTGCCGTCGTCGGCTACCTCCCCGGCGTCTCCAGCGCCGTCGCGGCGACGCTCGCGCTCGGGCTGACCGCGAGCGGCGGGCCGCGGGCGTTCGTGGTCACGACCAGCGGCGTCAACACGGCCACGGCGGTGTTCGCCCTGTTCGCGCTCGTCGCGCTGGGCGAGGCCCGGACCGGCGTCCTCGTCGCGCTCGACCGCGCGGCCGTGCCGCTCGCGGTCCCCGCGCTACTGACGGCGACGGCCGTGGCCGCCGGGGTCGCCGCCCTGCTCGTCCCCACGCTCGGCGACCGGTACCTTCGGACGGTCGGTCGGCTCGACCCCCGGTGGCTCTCGGTGACCGTGCTCGGTGGGCTGGTCGGCCTCTCGGCGCTGTTCGCCGGGGCCGTCGGCGTCGGCGCGTTCGGTGTGGCGACGCTGGTCGGCCACCTCCCGCCCCGGTTCGGCGCGCGGCGAGCCAACGCGATGGGCGTCCTGCTGGTCCCGCTGGCCCTATAG
- the corA gene encoding magnesium/cobalt transporter CorA, whose amino-acid sequence MISALVYSEGTAVAYDDLAAARTAVGTTWVHVADATDAEVDAVAEAFDLHPLAVDDVRGDVRAKTEEFADHTFVLVKSARLTAGETTFEKEVSTRPVGVFVGRDWVVTLSFEPTGPIDRVMDAVERGDERLLHRGPDFTAYRVVDTIVDAYFDLLDDVETDIEEIEEEVTMSTDIETLEKINDVRRDLLSFRKQVWPAREAVGVLARGDPAQVQPQTEKYFRDVHDHLVQIVDLTETYRDLVAGARDIYLNTLSQSTNEVMKVLTVVATIFIPLTFVVGVYGMNFADSPYNMPELGWTFGYPATMLGMALLVAVLLVHFRRRGYL is encoded by the coding sequence GTGATCTCCGCGCTGGTCTACAGCGAGGGGACCGCGGTCGCCTACGACGACCTCGCGGCCGCCCGCACCGCGGTCGGGACCACCTGGGTCCACGTGGCCGACGCCACCGACGCGGAGGTCGATGCCGTCGCCGAGGCGTTCGACCTCCACCCGCTGGCCGTCGACGACGTGCGCGGAGACGTGCGCGCGAAGACCGAGGAGTTCGCCGACCACACGTTCGTCCTGGTCAAGAGCGCGCGCCTGACCGCCGGCGAGACCACCTTCGAGAAGGAGGTCTCGACGCGGCCGGTCGGCGTCTTCGTCGGCCGGGACTGGGTCGTCACCCTGTCGTTCGAACCGACCGGCCCCATCGACCGGGTGATGGACGCGGTCGAGCGCGGCGACGAGCGCCTGCTCCACCGCGGCCCGGACTTCACCGCCTACCGGGTCGTCGACACGATCGTCGACGCCTACTTCGACCTGCTGGACGACGTCGAGACCGACATCGAGGAGATCGAGGAGGAGGTGACGATGTCGACGGACATCGAGACCTTAGAGAAGATCAACGACGTGCGCCGGGACCTGCTCTCGTTCCGCAAGCAGGTGTGGCCCGCCCGGGAGGCCGTCGGCGTCCTCGCCCGCGGCGACCCGGCCCAGGTCCAGCCCCAGACGGAGAAGTACTTCCGGGACGTCCACGACCACCTCGTCCAGATCGTCGACCTCACCGAGACGTACCGCGACCTCGTCGCGGGCGCGCGGGACATCTACCTCAACACGCTCTCGCAGTCGACCAACGAGGTGATGAAGGTGCTGACCGTCGTCGCGACGATCTTCATCCCGCTGACGTTCGTCGTCGGCGTCTACGGGATGAACTTCGCCGACAGCCCGTACAACATGCCGGAGCTGGGCTGGACGTTCGGCTACCCCGCGACGATGCTGGGGATGGCGCTGCTGGTCGCGGTCCTGCTGGTCCACTTCCGCCGCCGGGGCTACCTATAG